Proteins co-encoded in one Ziziphus jujuba cultivar Dongzao chromosome 9, ASM3175591v1 genomic window:
- the LOC107425779 gene encoding casein kinase 1-like protein 6 isoform X2: MLLQGGTGVPHLKWFGVESDYNVMVIDLLGPSLEDLFNYCNRKFTLKSVLMLADQLINRVEYMHSRGFLHRDIKPDNFLMGLGRKANQVYIIDYGLAKKYRDLQTHKHIPYRENKNLTGTARYASVNTHLGIEQSRRDDLESLGYVLMYFLRGSLPWQGLKAGTKKQKYDKISEKKMSTPIEVLCKSYPSEFVSYFHYCRSLRFEDKPDYSYLKRLFRDLFIREGYQFDYVFDWTILKYPQIGSNSKGRHASGRAGPSVERPERISVGKEIRDRFSGAVEAFSRRQGSGSSPRYDHARQRSSEDVPSSKDVQPDSERGRNSSRYGSTSRKAIISNKATSSGEQFESRLTRVSSSSGGRPSPVQRVQPAFEAKPAFARTSAARGTRDDHPLRGFELLSIRK; encoded by the exons ATGCTTCTTCAAGGAGGAA cGGGAGTTCCCCACCTTAAGTGGTTTGGAGTTGAGAGTGACTATAATGTTATGGTCATCGACCTTCTCGGACCAAGTTTGGAAGATCTATTTAACTACTGCAATCGGAAGTTCACATTGAAGTCAGTGTTGATGCTCGCAGATCAATTA ATTAACAGAGTTGAGTACATGCATTCAAGAGGTTTTCTTCACCGTGATATTAAACCTGACAACTTTTTAATGGGCCTAGGGCGTAAAGCCAATCAG gtatatattattgattatgGCCTTGCCAAGAAGTATAGGGATCTCCAGACTCACAAGCACATACCATACAG GGAAAACAAGAATCTCACTGGCACAGCTCGCTATGCAAGTGTTAACACTCACCTTGGAATTG AACAAAGCAGAAGGGATGATCTGGAATCTCTTGGTTACGTACTTATGTATTTCTTAAGGGGAAG CCTTCCCTGGCAGGGACTGAAAGCTGgcacaaaaaagcaaaaatatgaCAAGATTAGTGAAAAGAAGATGTCGACCCCGATAGAG GTTCTCTGCAAGTCATATCCATCAGAGTTTGTATCCTATTTTCACTACTGCCGATCATTGCGTTTTGAAGATAAACCAGATTACTCATATTTAAAGAGGCTGTTTCGAGACTTATTTATTCGAGAAG GTTATCAGTTTGACTATGTATTTGACTGGACCATACTGAAGTATCCTCAGATTGGTAGCAACTCAAAGGGACGG CATGCCAGCGGGAGAGCAGGACCATCTGTGGAAAGACCAGAAAGGATCTCAG TTGGGAAAGAGATTCGAGATAGATTCTCGGGTGCAGTTGAAGCATTTTCCAGGAGACAAGGGTCAGGTTCGAGTCCACGCTATGATCATGCCAGACAGAGGTCTTCTGAGGATGTACCTTCATCCAAGGATGTG CAACCTGATTCTGAAAGAGGACGTAATTCTTCTCGATATGGAAGCACTTCAAGAAAAGCTATCATCTCGAACAAGGCAACTTCGTCGGGCGAGCAATTTGAGAGTCGTTTAACCCGAGTAAGCTCCAGCAGTGGCGGTCGGCCTTCTCCTGTGCAGAGAGTTCAACCTGCATTTGAAGCCAAACCTGCCTTTGCTCGTACTTCGGCTGCAAGAGGAACCCGTGATGATCACCCACTCCGGGGCTTTGAGCTCCTTTCAATCAGAAAGTAA
- the LOC107425750 gene encoding protein SCARECROW gives MKAGFEMVHGTTLDTIQPHESWNSYPTVGFQNPISIPFPKPPVTENRCVNLDRNELSEWVEHITKQLIDDLPESTAAAAASPADAAFHTATTSSDDNNFHQSIPGGELRPKKMLRSYLETDGDDESVQWNNNNEIFQNGRDGTGLGLSKVDEHGLSLITLLLECAVAISVDNLGEARRMLLELSQLASPYAESCGERVVAYFAKAMSSRVINSWLGISSPFLNHRTVHSTFQLFNNISPFIKFAHFTSNQAILEAFHRRDRVHIVDLDIMQGLQWPALFHILATRIEGPPHVRLTGLGTSMEILMETGKQLSNFAKRLGISFEFQPIASKFGDIDVSAFQLRRGETLAVHWLQHSLYDATGPDWKTIRLLEELAPRIVTVVEQDVSKGGSFLDRFVGALHYYSTVFDSLGAYLGSEDPSRHRVEHCLVYKEINNILAIGGPARSGEDKFRHWRSEIGKRFLQVPMSANSMAQAQLILNMFPPAHGYSLVQGDGVLRLGWKETSLYTASAWTSCTSNIVPRYSC, from the coding sequence ATGAAAGCAGGATTCGAAATGGTTCATGGGACTACTTTGGATACTATCCAACCCCATGAATCCTGGAACTCATATCCCACTGTTGGGTTCCAAAATCCAATCTCCATTCCCTTTCCCAAACCGCCTGTAACTGAAAACCGTTGCGTAAACTTGGACCGCAACGAGCTCTCAGAGTGGGTGGAGCATATCACCAAACAACTCATCGACGACTTACCAGAAAGCACTGCAGCTGCAGCTGCATCCCCAGCTGATGCTGCTTTTCACACTGCGACAACATCATCTGATGATAACAATTTTCATCAATCGATTCCAGGCGGAGAACTCAGGCCCAAAAAAATGCTGAGAAGCTATTTAGAAACCGATGGCGATGATGAATCGGTCCAATGGAATAACAACAAcgaaatttttcaaaatggaAGGGATGGTACTGGTTTAGGGTTGAGCAAAGTAGATGAGCATGGTTTAAGCCTCATTACTCTGCTCTTAGAATGCGCGGTGGCGATCTCCGTGGACAACCTCGGCGAGGCTCGTCGAATGCTGCTTGAGCTATCTCAATTGGCTTCACCATACGCGGAGTCATGTGGAGAGCGAGTGGTGGCTTATTTCGCCAAAGCCATGTCCAGCAGGGTTATAAACTCCTGGCTCGGAATTTCCTCTCCCTTTCTGAATCACAGGACCGTTCACTCCACTTTCCAACTCTTCAACAACATCTCTCCTTTCATCAAATTCGCCCATTTCACTTCCAACCAAGCCATCCTCGAAGCTTTCCACCGTCGTGACCGCGTTCACATTGTCGACCTCGATATCATGCAAGGCCTTCAATGGCCCGCTCTCTTCCACATCCTCGCCACGCGCATCGAAGGTCCACCGCACGTGCGATTGACCGGACTAGGAACCTCCATGGAGATTCTCATGGAGACCGGAAAACAGCTCTCCAACTTCGCGAAGAGGCTCGGAATCTCCTTCGAGTTCCAGCCGATCGCGAGTAAGTTCGGAGACATCGACGTTTCGGCTTTTCAATTAAGAAGAGGAGAAACGCTGGCCGTGCATTGGCTTCAGCATTCTCTCTACGACGCCACCGGACCGGATTGGAAAACTATAAGACTGTTGGAGGAATTAGCACCGAGGATCGTGACGGTGGTAGAGCAAGACGTGTCGAAAGGAGGGTCGTTTTTGGATCGTTTCGTTGGGGCTCTTCACTATTATTCCACGGTGTTTGATTCTCTAGGAGCTTATTTGGGGAGTGAGGACCCAAGCAGGCATCGAGTAGAGCATTGTCTGGTTTACAAggaaatcaataacatattggcgATAGGAGGGCCGGCGAGAAGTGGAGAGGACAAGTTCAGGCATTGGAGGAGTGAGATTGGGAAGCGTTTTTTGCAAGTTCCGATGAGTGCAAACTCAATGGCTCAAGCACAGTTGATATTGAACATGTTCCCTCCTGCTCATGGATATAGCTTGGTTCAAGGAGATGGGGTTCTTAGACTTGGCTGGAAAGAAACTAGCTTGTACACTGCTTCTGCATGGACTAGTTGCACTTCcaatattgttccaagatatAGTTGCTAA
- the LOC107425779 gene encoding casein kinase 1-like protein 6 isoform X1 yields the protein MEHVIAGKFKLGRKIGSGSFGELYLGINVQTGEEVAVKLESVKTKHPQLHYESKLYMLLQGGTGVPHLKWFGVESDYNVMVIDLLGPSLEDLFNYCNRKFTLKSVLMLADQLINRVEYMHSRGFLHRDIKPDNFLMGLGRKANQVYIIDYGLAKKYRDLQTHKHIPYRENKNLTGTARYASVNTHLGIEQSRRDDLESLGYVLMYFLRGSLPWQGLKAGTKKQKYDKISEKKMSTPIEVLCKSYPSEFVSYFHYCRSLRFEDKPDYSYLKRLFRDLFIREGYQFDYVFDWTILKYPQIGSNSKGRHASGRAGPSVERPERISVGKEIRDRFSGAVEAFSRRQGSGSSPRYDHARQRSSEDVPSSKDVQPDSERGRNSSRYGSTSRKAIISNKATSSGEQFESRLTRVSSSSGGRPSPVQRVQPAFEAKPAFARTSAARGTRDDHPLRGFELLSIRK from the exons ATGGAGCATGTGATTGCCGGTAAATTTAAGCTTGGGAGGAAGATTGGGAGCGGCTCTTTTGGAGAGCTCTATTTAG GCATTAATGTACAAACTGGGGAGGAGGTAGCTGTTAAGCTG GAATCTGTAAAGACCAAGCATCCCCAGCTTCACTATGAGTCAAAATTGTACATGCTTCTTCAAGGAGGAA cGGGAGTTCCCCACCTTAAGTGGTTTGGAGTTGAGAGTGACTATAATGTTATGGTCATCGACCTTCTCGGACCAAGTTTGGAAGATCTATTTAACTACTGCAATCGGAAGTTCACATTGAAGTCAGTGTTGATGCTCGCAGATCAATTA ATTAACAGAGTTGAGTACATGCATTCAAGAGGTTTTCTTCACCGTGATATTAAACCTGACAACTTTTTAATGGGCCTAGGGCGTAAAGCCAATCAG gtatatattattgattatgGCCTTGCCAAGAAGTATAGGGATCTCCAGACTCACAAGCACATACCATACAG GGAAAACAAGAATCTCACTGGCACAGCTCGCTATGCAAGTGTTAACACTCACCTTGGAATTG AACAAAGCAGAAGGGATGATCTGGAATCTCTTGGTTACGTACTTATGTATTTCTTAAGGGGAAG CCTTCCCTGGCAGGGACTGAAAGCTGgcacaaaaaagcaaaaatatgaCAAGATTAGTGAAAAGAAGATGTCGACCCCGATAGAG GTTCTCTGCAAGTCATATCCATCAGAGTTTGTATCCTATTTTCACTACTGCCGATCATTGCGTTTTGAAGATAAACCAGATTACTCATATTTAAAGAGGCTGTTTCGAGACTTATTTATTCGAGAAG GTTATCAGTTTGACTATGTATTTGACTGGACCATACTGAAGTATCCTCAGATTGGTAGCAACTCAAAGGGACGG CATGCCAGCGGGAGAGCAGGACCATCTGTGGAAAGACCAGAAAGGATCTCAG TTGGGAAAGAGATTCGAGATAGATTCTCGGGTGCAGTTGAAGCATTTTCCAGGAGACAAGGGTCAGGTTCGAGTCCACGCTATGATCATGCCAGACAGAGGTCTTCTGAGGATGTACCTTCATCCAAGGATGTG CAACCTGATTCTGAAAGAGGACGTAATTCTTCTCGATATGGAAGCACTTCAAGAAAAGCTATCATCTCGAACAAGGCAACTTCGTCGGGCGAGCAATTTGAGAGTCGTTTAACCCGAGTAAGCTCCAGCAGTGGCGGTCGGCCTTCTCCTGTGCAGAGAGTTCAACCTGCATTTGAAGCCAAACCTGCCTTTGCTCGTACTTCGGCTGCAAGAGGAACCCGTGATGATCACCCACTCCGGGGCTTTGAGCTCCTTTCAATCAGAAAGTAA
- the LOC107425758 gene encoding vacuolar protein sorting-associated protein 2 homolog 3 → MNIFTKKPTAKEALRESKREMTIATRGIEKEIGALQLEEKKLVAEIKRTAKTGNEAATKILARQLVRLRQQIANLQGSRAQMRGIATHTQAMHAQSSVAVGMKSAGKAMTSMNKQMAPAKQAKIISNFQKQSAQMDMTTEMMSDAIDDALDNDEAEDETDELTNQVLDEIGVDVASQLSAAPKGRIAQKRSEDVSSSGIDELEKRLAALRNP, encoded by the exons ATGAACATATTTACCAAGAAACCCACAGCCAAAG AGGCTCTTCGGGAGAGTAAAAGAGAGATGACGATTGCTACCAGAG GTATAGAGAAGGAAATTGGAGCCTTGCAATTAGAA GAAAAAAAGCTTGTTGCTGAGATTAAGAGAACTGCTAAGACGGGGAATGAG GCAGCAACTAAAATTCTTGCCCGGCAACTTGTCAGACTTAGGCAACAGATAGCTAATTTACAAGGAAGTCGAGCTCAAATGAGGGGCATTGCGACTCATACACAG GCAATGCATGCTCAATCTTCAGTTGCTGTTGGCATGAAAAGTGCTGGTAAAGCAATGACATCCATGAATAAG CAAATGGCCCCTGCAAAGCAAGCGAAGATCATAAGCAATTTTCAGAAACAGTCTGCACAAATGGACATGACT ACTGAAATGATGTCTGACGCAATTGATGATGCCTTGgataatgatgaggctgaagaTGAGACTGACGAGCTGACAAATCAG GTGCTCGACGAAATTGGTGTTGATGTTGCCTCACAG TTGTCAGCGGCTCCAAAAGGAAGGATTGCACAAAAGAGATCCGAGGATGTTAGCAG TTCCGGCATTGATGAGCTTGAGAAGCGTTTGGCAGCTCTTCGAAATCCATGA
- the LOC107425774 gene encoding uncharacterized protein LOC107425774 isoform X2 yields MDSARSWLQKLQPRDKLRSSTRKKDPSGAEENDELDPQTDEEALSNITKQKVAAAKQYIENHYKEQMKNLQERRERRNILEKKLADADVSEEDQNNLLKFLEKKETEYMRLQRHKMGVDDFELLTMIGKGAFGEVRICREKATSNVYAMKKLKKSEMLRRGQVEHVRAERNLLAEVDSNCIVKLYCSFQDDEFLYLIMEYLPGGDMMTLLMRKDTLTEDEARFYVAETVLAIESIHKLNYIHRDIKPDNLLLDKYGHLKLSDFGLCKPLDCSKLQEEDFSVASNGNGAAQNDPSAPKRTQQEQLQHWQKNRRMLAYSTVGTPDYIAPEVLLKKGYGMECDWWSLGAIMYEMLVGYPPFYSDDPMSTCRKIVNWRTHLKFPEEAKLSAEAKDLITKLLCNVNQRLGSKGADEIKEHAWFEGIEWDKLYLMEAAFIPEVNDELDTQNFEKFEESDSQTHTSSKTGPWRKMLSSKDINFVGYTYKNFEIINDYQVPGMARKCRYNLLNILF; encoded by the exons atggattcggCGAGAAGTTGGTTGCAGAAGCTTCAACCGAGGGATAAATTGAGGAGTTCTACAAGGAAGAAGGATCCATCTGGTGCTGAAGAAAATGATGAATTGGATCCGCAAACTGACGAGGAAGCGCTTTCTAATATCACCAAGCAGAAGGTTGCGGCGGCCAAGCAGTATATCGAGAACCATTACAAGGAGCAAATGAAGAACCTGCAGGAGAGGAGGGAGAG ACGAAATATATTGGAAAAGAAGCTGGCTGATGCTGATGTGTCCGAGGAAGATCAAAATAACCTTCTTAAGTTCTTGGAGAAGAAGGAAACTGAATACATGCGCCTTCAGAGGCATAAAATGGGAGTTGATGATTTTGAGCTGTTAACAATGATTGGAAAGGGTGCATTTGGGGAG GTTCGTATCTGTAGGGAAAAGGCCACAAGTAATGTGTATGCTATGAAAAAGCTCAAGAAATCAGAGATGCTTCGTAGGGGCCAG GTTGAGCATGTGAGAGCTGAAAGGAATCTGCTTGCAGAAGTTGATAGCAATTGCATTGTCAAACTCTATTGTTCTTTCCAAGATGATGAATTTCTTTATCTTATCATGGAATATCTACCTGGAGGAGATATGATGACTCTACTTATGAGAAAGGATACTTTGACTGAAGATGAAGCCCGATTTTATGTTGCAGAAACGGTTCTGGCTATTGAGTCTATCCATAAACTCAATTACATTCATAG GGACATTAAGCCTGACAATTTGCTACTTGATAAATATGGACACTTGAAACTCTCTGATTTTGGGCTATGTAAACCGTTAGACTGCAGCAAACTCCAGGAAGAGGATTTTTCAGTAGCGAGTAATGGTAATGGGGCTGCACAAAATGATCCTTCTGCTCCAAAACGCACACAACAAGAGCAACTGCAACATTGGCAGAAGAATAGGAGAATGCTG GCTTATTCTACAGTTGGTACTCCTGACTATATTGCTCCAGAGGTTCTGCTGAAAAAAGGTTATGGAATGGAGTGTGATTG GTGGTCACTTGGTGCTATTATGTATGAAATGCTTGTGGGTTACCCACCTTTCTACTCTGATGATCCAATGTCAACCTGCAGGAAG ATAGTGAATTGGAGAACTCACTTGAAGTTTCCTGAAGAAGCAAAGCTATCTGCAGAGGCAAAAGATCTTATTACAAAACTCTTGTGTAATGTCAACCAGAGGCTGGGATCAAAAGGCGCAGATGAAATAAAG GAACATGCTTGGTTTGAAGGTATTGAGTGGGACAAGCTCTATCTGATGGAAGCTGCATTTATACCCGAGGTCAATGACGAATTGGAtactcaaaattttgaaaagtttgaaGAA TCTGACAGTCAAACTCACACTTCGTCTAAAACCGGTCCTTGGAGAAAG ATGCTTTCCTCTAAGGACATCAATTTTGTGGGGtacacatataaaaattttgaaatcatcAATGATTATCAAGTGCCTGGAATGG CTAGGAAATGCAGGTATAatctgttaaatattttattttaa
- the LOC107425774 gene encoding uncharacterized protein LOC107425774 isoform X1, which produces MDSARSWLQKLQPRDKLRSSTRKKDPSGAEENDELDPQTDEEALSNITKQKVAAAKQYIENHYKEQMKNLQERRERRNILEKKLADADVSEEDQNNLLKFLEKKETEYMRLQRHKMGVDDFELLTMIGKGAFGEVRICREKATSNVYAMKKLKKSEMLRRGQVEHVRAERNLLAEVDSNCIVKLYCSFQDDEFLYLIMEYLPGGDMMTLLMRKDTLTEDEARFYVAETVLAIESIHKLNYIHRDIKPDNLLLDKYGHLKLSDFGLCKPLDCSKLQEEDFSVASNGNGAAQNDPSAPKRTQQEQLQHWQKNRRMLAYSTVGTPDYIAPEVLLKKGYGMECDWWSLGAIMYEMLVGYPPFYSDDPMSTCRKIVNWRTHLKFPEEAKLSAEAKDLITKLLCNVNQRLGSKGADEIKEHAWFEGIEWDKLYLMEAAFIPEVNDELDTQNFEKFEESDSQTHTSSKTGPWRKMLSSKDINFVGYTYKNFEIINDYQVPGMAELKKKTNKPKRPSVKSLFDSESETSETSEVPASNPPVEGSFLNLLPPRLEVSPEQNDS; this is translated from the exons atggattcggCGAGAAGTTGGTTGCAGAAGCTTCAACCGAGGGATAAATTGAGGAGTTCTACAAGGAAGAAGGATCCATCTGGTGCTGAAGAAAATGATGAATTGGATCCGCAAACTGACGAGGAAGCGCTTTCTAATATCACCAAGCAGAAGGTTGCGGCGGCCAAGCAGTATATCGAGAACCATTACAAGGAGCAAATGAAGAACCTGCAGGAGAGGAGGGAGAG ACGAAATATATTGGAAAAGAAGCTGGCTGATGCTGATGTGTCCGAGGAAGATCAAAATAACCTTCTTAAGTTCTTGGAGAAGAAGGAAACTGAATACATGCGCCTTCAGAGGCATAAAATGGGAGTTGATGATTTTGAGCTGTTAACAATGATTGGAAAGGGTGCATTTGGGGAG GTTCGTATCTGTAGGGAAAAGGCCACAAGTAATGTGTATGCTATGAAAAAGCTCAAGAAATCAGAGATGCTTCGTAGGGGCCAG GTTGAGCATGTGAGAGCTGAAAGGAATCTGCTTGCAGAAGTTGATAGCAATTGCATTGTCAAACTCTATTGTTCTTTCCAAGATGATGAATTTCTTTATCTTATCATGGAATATCTACCTGGAGGAGATATGATGACTCTACTTATGAGAAAGGATACTTTGACTGAAGATGAAGCCCGATTTTATGTTGCAGAAACGGTTCTGGCTATTGAGTCTATCCATAAACTCAATTACATTCATAG GGACATTAAGCCTGACAATTTGCTACTTGATAAATATGGACACTTGAAACTCTCTGATTTTGGGCTATGTAAACCGTTAGACTGCAGCAAACTCCAGGAAGAGGATTTTTCAGTAGCGAGTAATGGTAATGGGGCTGCACAAAATGATCCTTCTGCTCCAAAACGCACACAACAAGAGCAACTGCAACATTGGCAGAAGAATAGGAGAATGCTG GCTTATTCTACAGTTGGTACTCCTGACTATATTGCTCCAGAGGTTCTGCTGAAAAAAGGTTATGGAATGGAGTGTGATTG GTGGTCACTTGGTGCTATTATGTATGAAATGCTTGTGGGTTACCCACCTTTCTACTCTGATGATCCAATGTCAACCTGCAGGAAG ATAGTGAATTGGAGAACTCACTTGAAGTTTCCTGAAGAAGCAAAGCTATCTGCAGAGGCAAAAGATCTTATTACAAAACTCTTGTGTAATGTCAACCAGAGGCTGGGATCAAAAGGCGCAGATGAAATAAAG GAACATGCTTGGTTTGAAGGTATTGAGTGGGACAAGCTCTATCTGATGGAAGCTGCATTTATACCCGAGGTCAATGACGAATTGGAtactcaaaattttgaaaagtttgaaGAA TCTGACAGTCAAACTCACACTTCGTCTAAAACCGGTCCTTGGAGAAAG ATGCTTTCCTCTAAGGACATCAATTTTGTGGGGtacacatataaaaattttgaaatcatcAATGATTATCAAGTGCCTGGAATGG CTGAgctgaaaaagaaaaccaacaaaCCTAAGAGGCCATCTGTTAAGTCACTCTTCG ATAGTGAATCAGAGACATCGGAGACATCGGAGGTGCCTGCAAGTAATCCGCCTGTGGAAGGGAGTTTTTTGAACCTTTTGCCTCCGCGATTAGAAGTTTCTCCAGAACAGAATGACTCCTAA